The Streptomyces sp. P9-A4 genome contains a region encoding:
- a CDS encoding carbohydrate ABC transporter permease: MSVTPFERAPDNPPTAAGTTTGTGTAPVPAKTAGSTGTADQPAGSSLGHRRHHRPGRRRLTRSSVPYLLIMPAVLGFATFKAYPIAASFWISLTTGNGNDRRFTGLANYKRLLDDPLFWTALKNTALILVVQVPLMLGLALLVALALNSAKVWLRPLWRLGVFVPSLTGLVAAGVMFSVILNRDAGLMNWALSLVGIDRVNWLGSPFWARVGVVLVLTWHYTGYNAVMYLAGLQGVPKELYEAAMVDGAGPIRRFFSITLPQLRPILLLTVVLSTIGTLQLFDEPYVLTGGGPDNATLTVTMYLYDNGFKYFDFGYASALAYALALIVSVLGIVQVRLMGERR, from the coding sequence ATGTCCGTCACCCCTTTCGAGCGCGCCCCCGACAACCCCCCGACCGCGGCCGGCACCACCACGGGCACCGGGACGGCACCCGTCCCCGCGAAGACCGCAGGATCCACCGGCACGGCCGACCAGCCCGCCGGATCCTCCCTCGGTCACCGCCGTCACCACCGCCCCGGCCGTCGCCGCCTGACCCGCAGCTCCGTGCCGTACCTGCTGATCATGCCCGCGGTCCTGGGGTTCGCCACATTCAAGGCGTACCCCATCGCGGCCTCGTTCTGGATCAGCCTCACCACCGGCAACGGCAACGACCGCCGGTTCACCGGCCTCGCCAACTACAAGCGCCTCCTGGACGACCCCCTCTTCTGGACCGCGCTCAAGAACACCGCGCTGATCCTCGTCGTCCAGGTGCCGCTGATGCTCGGCCTCGCCCTGCTCGTTGCCCTCGCCCTGAACTCCGCCAAGGTCTGGCTGCGCCCGCTCTGGCGGCTCGGCGTCTTCGTCCCGTCACTGACCGGCCTGGTCGCCGCCGGCGTGATGTTCTCCGTCATCCTCAACCGTGACGCCGGACTGATGAACTGGGCCCTCTCCCTGGTCGGCATCGACCGGGTGAACTGGCTCGGCAGCCCCTTCTGGGCCCGCGTCGGCGTCGTCCTCGTCCTCACCTGGCACTACACCGGCTACAACGCGGTGATGTACCTCGCCGGACTCCAGGGCGTGCCCAAGGAACTGTACGAGGCCGCCATGGTCGACGGAGCCGGCCCGATCCGCCGCTTCTTCTCCATCACACTGCCCCAGCTGCGGCCGATCCTCCTGCTCACCGTGGTGCTCTCCACCATCGGCACCCTCCAGCTCTTCGACGAGCCGTACGTCCTCACCGGCGGCGGTCCCGACAACGCCACCCTCACGGTCACCATGTACCTCTACGACAACGGCTTCAAGTACTTCGACTTCGGCTACGCCTCCGCCCTCGCCTACGCCCTCGCGCTGATCGTCTCCGTGCTCGGCATCGTGCAGGTCCGCCTGATGGGAGAGCGCCGATGA
- a CDS encoding extracellular solute-binding protein, protein MSHHLSRRHLLQLATASAAGLGLAACGSGGSGGTASGADGDSGKITVWSWTSAAEALRGVVPSFERANPGITVEIQDVGEPAIWDKITVGLASGGKGLADVLHIGVDYLPGYLDKFPEGIADLSRLGADKYKDAFADGLWPTVIGKDRAVHALPWEVNPLGLFYRHDFFEKADVDPASLTSWDDLIAAGPKIRAATGAQLIGLDKPGTTQDMDFFQNLMQLQGAFYFDHEGKVTLASPEAVKALTVIKRLNDGGLLADTAGQGTWKRLISQGKLATASEAAWAVGYMAEKFPAQSGKWRVMQPPAAVPGGGRSAIVNSTYLTVSATSKRRKAAWRFIEHALTKPAEINRMYTSGSVFPALKAAYADPMFQAPHPFYGGQRVLKSLVDSLSSGSEATNFTSDYSRALKLASDAQSQVLLKGADPAGALQAAAAQLAQQTGRQQAA, encoded by the coding sequence ATGTCCCACCATCTGAGCCGCCGCCACCTCCTCCAGCTCGCCACCGCCTCCGCCGCCGGACTCGGCCTCGCCGCCTGCGGCAGCGGAGGATCAGGCGGCACCGCCTCCGGCGCCGACGGTGACAGCGGGAAGATCACCGTCTGGAGCTGGACCTCCGCGGCGGAGGCCCTGCGCGGCGTCGTGCCCTCCTTCGAGCGGGCCAACCCGGGCATCACGGTGGAGATCCAGGACGTCGGCGAACCGGCCATCTGGGACAAGATCACGGTCGGCCTCGCCTCGGGCGGCAAGGGCCTCGCCGACGTCCTCCACATCGGCGTCGACTACCTGCCCGGCTACCTGGACAAGTTCCCGGAGGGCATCGCCGACCTGTCCCGGCTCGGCGCCGACAAGTACAAGGACGCTTTCGCCGACGGCCTGTGGCCGACCGTCATAGGGAAGGACAGAGCCGTCCACGCCCTGCCGTGGGAGGTCAACCCCCTCGGCCTGTTCTACCGCCACGACTTCTTCGAGAAGGCCGACGTCGACCCCGCTTCCCTCACCAGCTGGGACGACCTGATCGCCGCCGGACCGAAGATCCGCGCCGCCACCGGCGCCCAGCTGATCGGGCTGGACAAGCCCGGCACCACCCAGGACATGGACTTCTTCCAGAACCTGATGCAGCTCCAGGGCGCCTTCTACTTCGACCACGAGGGCAAGGTCACCCTCGCTTCCCCGGAGGCCGTCAAGGCCCTCACCGTCATCAAGCGGCTCAACGACGGCGGCTTGCTCGCCGACACCGCGGGCCAGGGCACCTGGAAGCGGCTGATCAGCCAGGGCAAGCTCGCCACCGCCTCGGAGGCCGCCTGGGCCGTGGGGTACATGGCCGAGAAGTTCCCCGCCCAGAGCGGCAAGTGGCGCGTCATGCAGCCGCCGGCCGCCGTCCCCGGGGGAGGACGCAGCGCCATCGTCAACTCCACCTACCTCACGGTCTCCGCCACCAGCAAGCGCCGCAAGGCCGCCTGGCGCTTCATCGAGCACGCGCTGACCAAGCCGGCCGAGATCAACCGCATGTACACCTCCGGCAGCGTCTTCCCCGCCCTCAAGGCGGCCTACGCGGACCCGATGTTCCAAGCGCCCCACCCCTTCTACGGCGGCCAGCGCGTGCTGAAGTCGCTCGTCGATTCGCTCTCCTCCGGATCCGAGGCGACCAACTTCACCAGCGACTACAGCCGAGCCCTCAAGCTCGCGAGCGACGCCCAGAGCCAGGTGCTCCTCAAGGGCGCCGACCCGGCCGGCGCCCTCCAGGCCGCCGCCGCGCAGCTCGCCCAGCAGACCGGCCGTCAGCAGGCGGCCTGA
- a CDS encoding aminotransferase class V-fold PLP-dependent enzyme: MNDQIHALQAPQGPAEGYLDHARVGPLSRPAAAALAATTALATRAAPADLDRMFALSDAARDVAGRLLDARPHEIAFAPSTSNGLFTVAAALRGPGTLLVPRGEFPANLYPWLRFSGRGGPDVRIIDPTDHLGAPSRPSPADAAPDFVRHRHITPDLLRHHLTPDVTALAVSAVDSLTGHVAPLGALKEVLGPDRLLIVDAIQGLGAVPLETDAADILVSGAQKWLRAGWGAALLMIRDRCADHLSPGIGGWAGVTDPFAPRHPAPPLPGAAAHLATNPDFPAAAALGAAVVDLFAQGGPPAVGARIRTTLAELLDRARRAGAEVLLDGLDPGERAGIGAFRLPGHDPAIVHRSLEAAGVITTRRGEWIRMSPHVTTPGAAADLLADALRTLTHRTTPLQEPTCPTI, from the coding sequence TTGAACGATCAAATTCATGCTCTCCAGGCCCCCCAGGGACCCGCGGAGGGCTACCTCGACCATGCGCGCGTCGGCCCGCTGTCGCGGCCGGCCGCCGCCGCGCTGGCCGCCACGACCGCGCTGGCCACCCGTGCGGCCCCCGCGGACCTGGACCGGATGTTCGCGCTGAGCGACGCCGCACGGGACGTCGCGGGCCGCCTGCTCGACGCCCGCCCCCACGAGATCGCCTTCGCGCCGTCGACCAGCAACGGCCTCTTCACCGTCGCCGCCGCACTGCGCGGCCCCGGCACCCTCCTGGTGCCCCGCGGCGAGTTCCCCGCCAACCTCTACCCGTGGCTGCGCTTCTCCGGCCGCGGCGGCCCGGACGTCCGCATCATCGACCCGACCGACCACCTCGGCGCCCCCTCCCGGCCGAGCCCCGCCGACGCCGCCCCCGACTTCGTACGGCACCGCCACATCACCCCCGACCTCCTGCGCCACCACCTCACCCCCGACGTCACCGCACTCGCGGTCAGCGCCGTCGACTCCCTCACCGGGCACGTCGCCCCGCTCGGCGCCCTCAAAGAGGTCCTCGGGCCCGACCGCCTGCTGATCGTCGACGCCATCCAGGGACTCGGCGCCGTACCGCTCGAAACCGATGCCGCCGACATCCTCGTCAGCGGCGCCCAGAAGTGGCTGCGGGCAGGCTGGGGCGCCGCACTCCTGATGATCCGCGACCGCTGCGCCGACCATCTGTCGCCCGGCATCGGCGGCTGGGCCGGCGTCACGGACCCCTTCGCCCCGCGGCACCCGGCGCCACCCCTGCCCGGGGCCGCCGCCCACCTCGCCACGAACCCCGACTTCCCGGCCGCCGCGGCCCTCGGCGCGGCCGTCGTCGACCTGTTCGCCCAGGGCGGCCCGCCCGCCGTCGGAGCCCGTATCCGCACCACCCTCGCCGAACTGCTCGACCGCGCCCGGCGGGCCGGCGCCGAGGTCCTCCTCGACGGGCTCGACCCCGGGGAACGGGCCGGCATCGGGGCGTTCCGACTCCCGGGCCACGACCCCGCCATCGTCCACCGGTCGCTCGAAGCAGCCGGTGTGATCACCACCCGCCGAGGCGAGTGGATCCGCATGTCCCCCCATGTCACCACCCCCGGCGCCGCGGCCGACCTGCTCGCCGACGCGCTGCGCACCCTCACCCACCGCACGACCCCTCTCCAGGAGCCGACATGTCCCACCATCTGA
- a CDS encoding TIGR03086 family metal-binding protein, giving the protein MTDTATFDLGPQARIVARLAAGVRDARLSDRTPCPDYEVGELLGHLTGLAAAFRDAARKDLGTTTNSAPGSARSALPADWREELPRVLDELADAWRDPAAWTGMTRAGGVDLPGEIAGVVAVDELVVHGWDLARATGQEYAPDLTALRASHAFLTAAAEEGDRGGGIFGPVVPVPAAAPLLDRTVGLSGRNPSWTPPPAP; this is encoded by the coding sequence ATGACCGACACGGCGACCTTCGACCTCGGACCGCAGGCCAGGATCGTGGCCCGCCTTGCGGCGGGCGTCAGGGACGCGCGCCTCTCCGACCGAACGCCCTGCCCGGACTACGAGGTCGGTGAACTGCTGGGCCATCTGACGGGCCTGGCCGCCGCGTTCCGCGACGCGGCGCGCAAGGATCTGGGCACGACGACGAACTCGGCCCCCGGCTCCGCCAGGTCGGCGCTGCCCGCCGACTGGCGTGAAGAACTGCCCCGGGTCCTGGACGAACTGGCGGACGCCTGGCGGGACCCGGCCGCATGGACGGGCATGACCCGTGCGGGCGGCGTGGACCTGCCAGGAGAGATCGCGGGAGTGGTGGCCGTCGACGAACTGGTGGTCCACGGCTGGGACCTGGCCAGGGCCACCGGCCAGGAGTACGCACCCGACCTGACGGCCCTGCGCGCCTCGCACGCGTTCCTGACGGCGGCGGCGGAGGAAGGGGACCGAGGAGGCGGCATCTTCGGCCCCGTCGTCCCGGTCCCGGCCGCCGCCCCCCTCCTGGACCGCACGGTGGGCCTGAGCGGCCGCAACCCGTCCTGGACACCGCCGCCGGCGCCGTAG
- a CDS encoding FAD-dependent oxidoreductase: protein MPYVVTRSCCADASCVLACPVNCIHPAPGEPGFGQTEMLYVDPRTCVDCGACTTACPVDALKPHTRLTEAELPFLELNRAYYASDPHPDRTPMALVPPQRRVEARGLRVAVVGAGPAGLFAADELLRHPGVSVTVHDRLPTPYGLARAGVAPDHQDTKRVAGLFRAIEDQPGFTYRLDTEIGRDLHHEDLVRDHHAVVYAVGAARDRRLGIEGEELPGSASATDFVAWYNGHPDHSATTYPLDGERAVVVGNGNVALDVARVLTADPETLAHTDISDRALAALRASRVREVVVLGRRGPAQAAFTLPELLAVAALDGIDVVVEGWPADVPADATPKTKVLAELAARPRVPGRRRMVLRFLTTPTRIVGDDRVTGLTVARTELRTEAGTVRAVPTQDTETLGASLVLRAIGYRAEPVPGLPFDGTTGTVPHERGRVEPGVYVAGWIKRGPTGFIGTNKSCAEETVAGLLDDWAAGRLTAPAAAPSDLGDAVGLDGWRAIDEAERAAGRLQGRPRVKLVDREALREAARTSALGRTTG from the coding sequence ATGCCCTATGTCGTCACCCGCTCGTGCTGCGCCGACGCCTCGTGCGTCCTGGCCTGCCCGGTCAACTGCATCCACCCCGCCCCCGGCGAACCCGGTTTCGGACAGACCGAGATGCTGTACGTCGATCCCCGCACCTGCGTCGACTGCGGGGCCTGCACGACGGCCTGCCCGGTGGACGCGCTGAAGCCGCACACCCGGCTCACCGAGGCGGAACTGCCCTTCCTGGAACTGAACCGCGCGTACTACGCCTCCGACCCGCACCCCGACCGCACTCCCATGGCCCTCGTACCGCCCCAACGCCGGGTGGAGGCACGCGGGTTACGGGTCGCCGTGGTCGGTGCGGGACCCGCGGGCCTGTTCGCCGCCGACGAGCTGCTACGGCACCCGGGGGTGAGCGTGACCGTCCACGACCGGCTGCCCACCCCGTACGGGCTCGCCCGAGCCGGGGTGGCACCCGACCACCAGGACACCAAGCGCGTCGCCGGGCTCTTCCGCGCCATCGAGGACCAGCCCGGATTCACCTACCGTCTCGACACGGAGATAGGCCGTGACCTCCACCACGAGGACCTGGTCCGCGACCACCACGCCGTGGTCTACGCCGTGGGCGCGGCCAGGGACCGGCGGCTCGGCATCGAGGGCGAGGAGCTGCCCGGCAGCGCCTCCGCCACCGACTTCGTCGCCTGGTACAACGGCCACCCCGACCACAGCGCCACCACCTACCCGCTGGACGGCGAACGGGCCGTCGTCGTCGGCAACGGCAACGTGGCCCTGGACGTGGCGCGGGTGCTCACCGCCGATCCCGAGACGCTCGCGCACACCGACATCTCCGACCGCGCCCTCGCGGCGCTGCGCGCGAGCCGCGTCAGGGAAGTCGTCGTACTCGGACGCCGTGGACCGGCGCAGGCCGCGTTCACCCTGCCGGAGCTGCTGGCCGTCGCCGCCCTCGACGGCATCGACGTCGTGGTCGAGGGCTGGCCGGCGGACGTCCCCGCCGACGCCACGCCCAAGACGAAGGTGCTGGCCGAACTAGCGGCCCGCCCCCGTGTGCCGGGACGGCGCCGCATGGTCCTCCGCTTCCTGACCACGCCGACGCGGATCGTCGGCGACGACCGGGTGACCGGTCTGACCGTGGCACGCACCGAACTGCGCACCGAGGCCGGCACCGTACGCGCGGTACCCACCCAGGACACCGAGACCCTCGGGGCGTCACTCGTCCTGCGCGCGATCGGTTACCGCGCCGAACCCGTCCCGGGGCTCCCGTTCGACGGGACGACCGGCACGGTGCCCCACGAGCGGGGCCGCGTCGAACCCGGCGTCTACGTGGCCGGTTGGATCAAACGGGGCCCCACGGGCTTCATCGGCACCAACAAGTCCTGCGCGGAGGAGACGGTCGCCGGGCTCCTCGACGACTGGGCGGCCGGCCGGCTCACCGCCCCGGCGGCGGCCCCCTCGGACCTCGGGGACGCCGTCGGCCTCGACGGCTGGCGGGCGATCGACGAGGCCGAACGCGCGGCGGGCCGCCTCCAGGGCCGCCCCCGCGTCAAACTCGTCGACAGGGAAGCGCTGCGCGAGGCCGCCCGCACCTCCGCTCTGGGGCGTACGACCGGCTGA
- a CDS encoding AurF N-oxygenase family protein, translating into MTTGRETYHERLQTLSEASVHIHFDAFTDIDWDNPDHAIDPTDPRWVLPAADPLGGHPWYREQPLEVRARIGLWRYANIVKVGMQFENVLIRGVMDYLFALRNQNPEFRYLTHEVTEECHHTQMFQEFVNRSGADVPGGRRSFRVLSRFLPLAGSLVPESFFTGVLAGEEPIDHLQKAILRGGEDMHPLMRRLMQIHVAEEARHISFAHEFLRAKVPGFGKARKGALSIAFPVIMRVLGDVIVVPDRKTAEAIGVPHWVIKDIFWKSPEGEKLLRDLFADVRTLAEDIGLMNKASRRVWKALRIDGRPSRYRGEPSRLTA; encoded by the coding sequence ATGACGACCGGCCGAGAGACCTACCACGAGAGGCTTCAGACCCTGTCCGAAGCCTCGGTGCACATCCACTTCGACGCGTTCACCGACATCGACTGGGACAACCCCGACCACGCCATCGACCCGACGGACCCCCGCTGGGTACTCCCCGCCGCCGACCCCCTGGGCGGACACCCGTGGTACCGGGAACAGCCCCTGGAGGTCCGGGCGAGGATCGGCCTCTGGCGGTACGCCAACATCGTCAAGGTGGGCATGCAGTTCGAGAACGTCCTGATCCGCGGAGTGATGGACTACCTCTTCGCGCTACGGAACCAGAACCCGGAGTTCCGCTACCTCACCCACGAGGTCACCGAGGAGTGCCACCACACCCAGATGTTCCAGGAGTTCGTGAACCGCTCGGGCGCCGACGTGCCCGGCGGCCGGCGTTCCTTCCGCGTACTGAGCCGCTTCCTGCCGCTCGCCGGATCCCTCGTTCCCGAGTCGTTCTTCACCGGCGTCCTCGCCGGCGAGGAGCCCATCGACCACCTCCAGAAGGCGATCCTGCGCGGCGGCGAGGACATGCACCCGCTCATGCGACGCCTCATGCAGATCCACGTGGCCGAGGAGGCCCGTCACATCTCCTTCGCCCACGAGTTCCTGCGCGCGAAGGTCCCCGGCTTCGGCAAGGCGCGCAAGGGCGCCCTGTCGATCGCCTTCCCGGTGATCATGCGCGTCCTGGGGGACGTCATCGTGGTCCCCGACCGGAAGACCGCCGAGGCGATCGGCGTACCCCACTGGGTGATCAAGGACATCTTCTGGAAGTCACCCGAGGGCGAGAAGCTGCTGCGCGACCTCTTCGCCGACGTCCGGACGCTCGCCGAGGACATCGGCCTGATGAACAAGGCGTCACGCCGGGTCTGGAAGGCGCTCCGCATCGACGGCCGCCCGTCCCGTTACCGGGGCGAACCCTCCCGGCTGACCGCCTAG
- a CDS encoding flavin-containing monooxygenase, translated as MEYEHVDVLIIGAGLSGVGAACHLESGNPGTTYAILERRAAIGGTWDLFRYPGIRSDSDMYTFGYGFRAWHGTKVLADGSDIRRYVRATAEEHGVGDRVLFGRRAVRADWSSDEGRWTVETVDETTGATEVRTARFLVGATGYYDYDAGHRPRFPGEERFGGTFLHPQHWPEDLDHTGRRVVVIGSGATAITLVPAMAGAAAHVTMLQRSPTYIMALPADDPVSVVLRRLRVPARLVHRIGRARNIALQRGLYALCRKAPRTMRRILLAGVRARLGKSVDMRHFTPAYKPWDQRLCVVPGGDLFTTLRSGRASVVTDHIETFTETGVKVGSGEEIPADIVVTATGLRMQLAGGMEMAVDGKPVVTRDHLLYKGVMLDGVPNLAMIIGYTNASWTLKADLASGYVSRLIAHMDRHGHTSVTPVAAEADRSSVSVMGESLTSGYIARGDTIMPRQGTRDPWRIRNNYYRDRRALSRSPIEDRALRFDRTTPETAQAQAQAQGRSPARG; from the coding sequence ATGGAGTACGAGCACGTCGACGTGCTGATCATCGGCGCGGGCCTCTCCGGTGTCGGCGCCGCCTGCCACCTGGAGTCCGGCAACCCCGGCACCACCTACGCCATCCTCGAACGGCGCGCCGCGATCGGCGGCACCTGGGACCTGTTCCGCTACCCGGGCATCCGCTCCGACTCGGACATGTACACCTTCGGCTACGGCTTCCGCGCCTGGCACGGCACCAAGGTGCTCGCCGACGGCTCGGACATCCGCCGCTACGTCCGGGCGACGGCCGAGGAACACGGCGTCGGCGACCGCGTCCTCTTCGGCCGCAGGGCCGTCCGGGCGGACTGGTCGAGCGATGAGGGGCGCTGGACCGTCGAGACCGTGGACGAGACCACCGGCGCGACCGAGGTCCGCACCGCCCGCTTCCTCGTCGGTGCCACCGGCTACTACGACTACGACGCGGGCCACCGCCCGCGGTTCCCCGGCGAAGAACGCTTCGGCGGCACGTTCCTGCACCCCCAGCACTGGCCCGAGGACCTCGACCACACCGGCAGGCGCGTGGTCGTCATCGGCAGCGGCGCCACCGCCATCACCCTCGTACCCGCGATGGCCGGCGCCGCCGCCCACGTCACCATGCTCCAGCGCTCACCCACGTACATCATGGCGCTGCCCGCCGACGACCCGGTCTCGGTCGTCCTGCGCCGGCTGCGCGTCCCCGCGCGGCTCGTCCACCGGATCGGGCGCGCCCGCAACATCGCGCTCCAGCGCGGCCTGTACGCGCTCTGCCGCAAGGCGCCCCGGACCATGCGCCGGATCCTCCTCGCCGGGGTGCGCGCCCGCCTCGGCAAGAGCGTCGACATGCGCCACTTCACCCCTGCGTACAAGCCCTGGGACCAACGGCTCTGCGTCGTGCCGGGCGGCGACCTCTTCACGACGCTCAGGAGCGGCAGGGCGTCCGTCGTCACCGACCACATCGAGACGTTCACGGAGACCGGCGTCAAGGTCGGGTCCGGCGAGGAGATCCCCGCCGACATCGTCGTCACGGCCACCGGCCTGCGGATGCAGCTCGCCGGCGGCATGGAGATGGCGGTCGACGGGAAACCCGTCGTCACCCGCGACCACCTCCTCTACAAGGGGGTGATGCTCGACGGCGTGCCCAACCTGGCGATGATCATCGGCTATACCAACGCGTCCTGGACCCTCAAGGCCGATCTCGCCAGCGGCTACGTCAGCAGGCTGATCGCACACATGGACCGGCACGGACACACCAGCGTCACCCCCGTCGCCGCCGAGGCCGACCGCTCCTCGGTGTCCGTCATGGGGGAGTCGCTGACCTCCGGCTACATCGCGCGCGGCGACACGATCATGCCCCGCCAGGGCACCCGCGACCCGTGGCGGATCCGGAACAACTACTACCGCGACCGCCGCGCCCTGAGCCGCTCCCCGATCGAGGACCGGGCGCTCCGCTTCGACCGTACGACCCCGGAAACAGCACAGGCACAGGCACAGGCACAGGGACGATCACCGGCACGAGGGTGA
- a CDS encoding TetR/AcrR family transcriptional regulator — MAERHMRNDGRPDGRDTRWTGHRAERREQLLTAALTVISREGTSVSVAAIGAEAGMPRSVVYRIFPGREDLDERIRARILDDLMAALSPALDPKGTIRGAIELAASTYVGWVAEHPRLHQFLGTGPQGLPVTGSPAVTGTRTAVARDLARLLDSYAVQLLDGRRAPAGFSLNLAFGMVGLVDGVVNHWAAHPGTRSSLDDLTHFLSDALWGILSAATPRLGLRLDPDQPIGPNPDVPPGAPPLSESRAGGAGRR, encoded by the coding sequence GTGGCGGAGAGACACATGCGCAACGACGGCAGGCCGGACGGCCGGGACACCCGCTGGACCGGCCACCGCGCCGAGCGGCGCGAGCAGCTCCTCACGGCCGCACTCACCGTCATCTCCCGCGAGGGCACGTCGGTCAGCGTCGCGGCGATCGGCGCCGAGGCCGGGATGCCCCGCTCCGTCGTCTACCGGATCTTCCCCGGCCGCGAGGATCTGGACGAGCGGATCCGGGCCCGGATCCTCGACGACCTGATGGCCGCGCTGTCCCCCGCACTCGACCCGAAGGGCACGATCCGGGGCGCGATCGAGCTCGCGGCGAGCACGTACGTGGGCTGGGTGGCGGAGCACCCGCGGCTCCATCAGTTCCTCGGCACGGGCCCGCAGGGGCTTCCTGTCACCGGCTCCCCCGCCGTGACGGGAACGCGCACCGCCGTCGCCCGCGACCTGGCGCGGCTCCTGGACTCGTACGCCGTCCAGTTGCTCGACGGAAGGCGGGCGCCGGCGGGTTTCAGCCTCAACCTGGCGTTCGGCATGGTCGGGCTGGTGGACGGGGTCGTCAACCACTGGGCCGCCCATCCCGGGACGCGAAGCTCCCTCGACGACCTGACGCACTTTCTGAGCGACGCACTGTGGGGCATCCTCTCGGCGGCCACGCCACGGCTGGGGCTCCGGCTCGACCCGGACCAGCCGATCGGCCCGAATCCGGACGTGCCGCCCGGCGCTCCCCCGCTGTCGGAGAGCCGGGCGGGCGGGGCGGGGCGGCGCTGA